Within the Nyctibius grandis isolate bNycGra1 chromosome 4, bNycGra1.pri, whole genome shotgun sequence genome, the region CAGGAGGTTTATCTACCCTCCACGCCAAGTCAACTCGCTCCATTCACAAGTGTGTATAATTGTTCCTGGGACTGCAAAAATTACTGTCTTTTCACTAGCAACCAGAAttgtaaaaatgctttcaaacaACCTCAAACCCTtatttgttaaaacaaaactatttgcTCTTTTACGGTTCAAGTTAGGTCTGGCATTTCTGTGCAGAGGGTCAATAATCCAGTCGTTCAAAAAATAGTCACGAAAGATGTATTAACATAAGATGTGCATTACGACACAATTATTTATATGCCTGACAGTAATGGCTCTGCGCTCTGCACTGTATCAACTCACAGATACtttagcaggaaaataaaacacttttggAGAATTTCTCCTTCTGCTCAAGGACAATCAGCATAATGATAACGCCATAGTAAGTGAACAGTAAGGACTGACAGTGTTCAGGCTAACGCTTCATCCCAGTCTCCAGAACAGCAGTGTCTGTCCCTAAAGTCTGTAGCCATCACAGCGTGCTTCCCTTCGCTAAGCACGCATCGTCTGTCCCTAATGCTTCCCCGATCCTTCGATCAATGAAATACAAGCAAACAGTTTCAAGATGAATTATCCTCTGCTACCAAACCTCCGCGGCTCGGGGTACCCAATAAAAACGGCTGCTTTGCCGACGACCAGCCCCTGCCTCCCAAGCGAGGGGAGCTTCCCTCGTCCCTCCGACACCTGGGAAACGCTCGACCCGCGCAGGCTGCGCCTGTGGCTCTGCCCCGAGCAGCAGGCAGGACCCTCGAGGGCAGCGCGTACCTCTGCTGAACGGCCTCTTTTTTGATGTTGCCGTGCACAGGTCACAGCAGGACGGAGCAACGTTAAAAGTTAAACGCGACAGCGTCAATCTGACCCCAGAGTTTAAACACTCTCGGCAAACCTGCGGCCACCACAGCGCCCACAACTTGACTGGGGCGCGAGGGCGGGTTTGTCTTCAAAGAAATAAAGCCTGTCCGGGCTGCGCAGGACAACGATAAACCCAAGAACCCCCCGGGACGGGCGGCGGGCAAGCGGGGCGGGCTGCGAGCCCGGGCGCAGccgctgctgcctcctcccgcCCGAGGGAGCGCGACaaacagcggagaaacagccCCGAGGGGGCCGCGGCGCCGCGCTTCTACAGTCGCGACACGGCGACGAGCGACGCCGCGAGCAGACGTTGCGGGGTCccacccgccgccgccgtccccCTGTCCCGCACCCCCTCACGCCCTGCCCCGGCCGGCCGCTCCTCAGCCACGGTGGCGAGgggccctgcctgctgccgggACAGGCTCTGCAGCCGCGGAGCCACCGCGGGCACCGCCACACCGGCGCCCCTGCCCGTGAGGGAAAGGGAGCGGACCGGCGGGCAGGCTCCCGCGGGGTGCCCCAGCTCcgtcccacagccctgcccgccAGGGTCCCCGTCacgcccgccgccccccccacACCGGAGCGGGCTGGCGGGCGCCAGGCTGCAGCCACCAGTTGCGCTTCCCGCCCCGGACGGCTCCGGTACCTCAGCCAGGATGGGATGAGAAGTCTCGTCGCTGCAAAAGCCCTCTCGCAATGCAACAAGTGCCCACCCACCGGGGAacgaggaggggaaggaggagcggTGGCGGGCGCCGCGCTCAGTCGCTCACACCGCCGGTGCCGCCGCTCTGCGCTCCCGGCGCCCCAGCTGCCACTCAGCCGCCACACGCGAAACGCGAAAACAAGCCCGCCCCGCGCGCGCACTCTCTTGAGCCGCCCGGGACGCCGTACGCTCGGCCGATACCATCTCGCCGCCCTGCGCAGAAACAGGGGTGCGTTGCATCGCCTCCCGCCCGCCCGTCGCGCCTGCCCGCCCCGCGGCGCCGCGCCTTCCCCCGCCTCGCCGCACTGGTAGAGCCCTGGCAGCCGATGCGGGAGCGCGGAGGAGCGGTTACGGTAGGAGTTGCGTCACGGGGCTGCGCTCCCCTCGGCGGGGCCGGGACCGGGACCCTCCTCGCCGCCTTAGGGTGGGGTTCGCGGGCGAACTGGGACCGGTCTCCTGGGGGGCGGCGTGGCCCGGCGAGCGAGGCTGCCCCGGCCCTACAGCCGCCTCTTACGCCATCTCTAGGCCTGCCTGTTCCTGCCGGCTGTGGGGCACAATAACCCGGGCCCGGGCGCTCGCCGGTTTTCTCAGCCAGCGGGTGTTGGGTATCCCGCTCCCGGCAGAGCGCCGCTGCCCACCGGCCTGTTCGGAACGGCCTCGCGTGGGAGGTGGTGCGGGCCTGCCCGTGGGGGGTGAAGCGCGACCATGTTGCGCCGCTATAATTCAGCACCTCCGTAACGCGGCCTCTGGTGCTGCTTACGGTCACGTAGGCTGCTGAGCTGCCGTTTGAGACCTGTACAAGTTCTAAATTTACTGTATTATATGTGAATATGGTATTTAGTAGTTTTGCAGAGGTGtcatactgtattttttaatgttacagCTACAGTGCAAAAATGATCATCCCAGTGCGATGTTTCACGTGCGGCAAAATAGTTGGAAACAAGTGGGAAGCCTATCTTGGCCTCCTGCAAGCGGAATATACAGAAGGGTGGGTATTATTTCTGTATGTTCTTTGACACGAATTTTAGCTAAGATTGCACTGTGCATAAGATATATAAGTGCAGTGTCATGGCATTATGAAGTAGCTGTAAAGAGGCCAAAAACTACAGGTACGTTCTCAGGCTGACTATTTAACCAAGGGTTAGAAAGTATAATAGATAAGAAAAGTACTTGTTTCCCCACTGAATCTTTCCAGGTAGTAGTATGGAAGTTGCCACGTCATAACCTTTATATCCAAAACAGTCTCAAATATTTAACTCTGTACAGAACgggaacaaaagaaacaagcagtACAGTCAGCTTTGACACCAGTgtcgggtttttttttaaaggggagagaaagaagttACAAGTGTAAGAAGTAACTAACATTGTTAACAATGTATACCCCTTTTAGgttttcttaaaagcattttgtgttCACTACCCAGAATTGCTAACCTTATTGGAAAGCACTGGTTTgctggggggaaggggaagtTTAACTGTTCTAAATACTTGACTGATAGTCCTAACAATTCTATTTTAAGGAATCTATGCATGCTTTGCATAGCCAGAATAGTTTACAGATATCGAACACTTAAAATCTTACAGTGCAGTGCCAGAATCACTGTTAATGGTGGCTTAGAAATGGATGgacaaaatggaagaaataaactTGTCTAAACAATTTGTGGTTAAAAAAACGCCACACCTTTGTGT harbors:
- the POLR2L gene encoding DNA-directed RNA polymerases I, II, and III subunit RPABC5 isoform X1; this encodes MRERGGAVTVGVASRGCAPLGGAGTGTLLAALGYSAKMIIPVRCFTCGKIVGNKWEAYLGLLQAEYTEGDALDALGLKRYCCRRMLLAHVDLIEKLLNYAPLEK